A region from the Triticum aestivum cultivar Chinese Spring chromosome 3D, IWGSC CS RefSeq v2.1, whole genome shotgun sequence genome encodes:
- the LOC123077755 gene encoding potassium channel KAT2 isoform X1 produces the protein MDNISNIFHNDLLPSLGARANQSIKLRKFIISPYDSRYRIWETFLLVLVVYSAWIYPFELAFLRHLSWKLFLVENIVNSFFAIDIILTFFLAYLDHKSYLLVDNPKRIAARYLSSWFILDVCSTIPYQPFGLLFNKHGNGLAYRTLNMLRLWRLRRLSALFARLEKDIRLNYYWIRCTKLISVTLFAIHCSGCFIYLIADTYPDPSRTWIGAAIPNYRSESLWVRYVTAIYWSITTLTTTGYGDLHAENPREMSFCICFMLFNLGLTAYLIGNMTNLVVQGSCRTRNFRDTIHAASRFAARNQLPEQIRDEMLAHICLRYKTEGLKQKETLDSLPKAIRSSIACHLFLPVLEKIYLFDGVSFTCRLQLVTTMEAEYYPPRETIILQNETPTDVYILVSGAVEERIMIDGREKVEKLLSGGDIFGEIGVLCNIPQPLTFRTSRISQLLRLNTTVLKNIIQENKHDKEIIMNNLYQKMNSDQRFSTDTMEVCEETLDQHFGEYNGCFASNQVNINNESKAGETIRLACSEEHCKELNESDRHGTIHSTTEQGFFNTNIDFPDKGESMENHVATSQITDKRKADEHEHTSTDNCMTGYRGARDRFKIICKNTILGQTKITDKMLTCSVAGELQEITDTCTEAGSVVSERKRVTIHMHPQQNKSLAVPYAKVINLPESLDQLFGIAREKFPGYCHVKLFNQDFAEIDDITVIRDGDQLFLMEV, from the exons ATGGATAATATTAGCAACATCTTCCACAATGACCTGCTCCCATCTCTAGGAGCAAGAGCAAACCAATCTATCAAGTTGAGAAAATTCATCATTTCTCCCTACGATTCCCGTTACAG GATCTGGGAAACGTTCTTGCTTGTGCTCGTTGTTTATTCAGCATGGATCTACCCGTTTGAGCTAGCATTTCTGAGACATCTCTCGTGGAAGCTTTTCCTAGTTGAGAACATTGTCAACAGCTTCTTCGCAATTGATATTATTCTCACCTTTTTTCTAGCGTATCTCGATCACAAGTCTTATCTTCTAGTGGATAATCCAAAAAGGATTGCAGCTAG ATATCTCTCTTCCTGGTTCATTCTTGACGTCTGTTCCACGATTCCATATCAACCGTTTGGGCTACTCTTTAACAAGCATGGAAATGGCCTTGCCTATAGGACACTTAACATGCTTCGATTATGGCGTCTCCGACGCCTCAGTGCTTTATTTGCCAG GCTTGAAAAGGATATCCGATTGAACTACTACTGGATAAGGTGCACCAAACTAATTTCT GTTACTCTTTTTGCAATACATTGTTCAGGATGTTTCATTTACTTAATAGCTGATACATACCCCGATCCATCAAGAACCTGGATAGGAGCAGCAATACCAAACTACAGATCAGAGAGTCTATGGGTTCGATATGTGACAGCAATTTATTGGTCTATTACAACACTCACAACAACTGGTTATGGCGATTTACATGCGGAGAATCCAAGAGAAATGTCATTttgcatatgtttcatgctatttaACCTGGGATTGACGGCATACCTCATTGGTAACATGACAAACCTGGTTGTCCAGGGAAGTTGCCGTACCAGGAACTTT AGAGATACCATCCATGCTGCCTCTCGGTTTGCTGCAAGGAATCAGTTACCTGAACAAATTAGGGATGAAATGCTAGCTCATATCTGCCTGAGGTATAAGACAGAAGGGCTGAAACAGAAGGAAACATTGGATAGTCTCCCCAAGGCAATTCGTTCAAGCATAGCGTGCCATTTATTCCTCCCTGTCCTAGAAAAAATATATCTTTTCGATGGTGTTTCCTTTACTTGCAGGCTCCAATTG GTTACCACAATGGAAGCAGAGTACTACCCACCAAGAGAAACTATCATACTCCAGAATGAAACGCCTACAGATGTTTACATATTAGTTTCAGGAGCAGTG GAAGAACGGATAATGATTGATGGACGAGAAAAG GTTGAGAAACTACTATCAGGTGGTGACATATTTGGTGAAATAGGAGTTCTCTGCAACATTCCCCAGCCACTTACATTCCGCACGTCCAGAATTTCACAACTATTAAGGCTTAACACAACAGTGCTCAAAAACATTATTCAGGAAAACAAACACGACAAGGAAATTATAATGAACAATCTTTACCAG AAAATGAACTCAGATCAAAGGTTCTCTACTGACACGATGGAGGTATGTGAAGAGACGCTCGATCAACACTTTGGGGAGTACAACGGATGTTTTGCATCCAATCAGGTCAACATAAACAATGAATCAAAAGCGGGAGAAACAATAAGACTGGCTTGCAGTGAAGAACATTGTAAAGAACTAAATGAATCAGACAGACATGGAACAATTCACAGTACTACGGAACAGGGTTTCTTTAATACAAACATTGATTTTCCTGATAAAGGTGAAAGTATGGAAAATCATGTTGCTACAAGTCAGATTACGGACAAACGGAAGGCAGATGAGCATGAACATACATCGACCGACAACTGCATGACAGGATATAGAGGGGCTCGAGATAGGTTCAAAATCATATGCAAAAACACAATATTAGGGCAGACAAAAATCACAGATAAAATGCTTACATGCTCAGTTGCTGGAGAACTCCAGGAGATCACTGATACATGCACAGAAGCTGGTTCTGTGGTTTCAGAAAGAAAAAGAGTGACAATTCATATGCATCCACAACAGAACAAAAGCTTAGCAGTACCATATGCAAAAGTCATAAATCTACCAGAATCTCTGGATCAACTTTTCGGCATAGCTC GTGAGAAGTTTCCGGGTTATTGTCATGTGAAGCTGTTCAATCAAGATTTTGCTGAAATTGACGATATAACAGTAATTCGAGATGGTGACCAGTTGTTTCTTATGGAAGTTTGA
- the LOC123077755 gene encoding potassium channel KAT2 isoform X2, protein MDNISNIFHNDLLPSLGARANQSIKLRKFIISPYDSRYRIWETFLLVLVVYSAWIYPFELAFLRHLSWKLFLVENIVNSFFAIDIILTFFLAYLDHKSYLLVDNPKRIAARYLSSWFILDVCSTIPYQPFGLLFNKHGNGLAYRTLNMLRLWRLRRLSALFARLEKDIRLNYYWIRTWIGAAIPNYRSESLWVRYVTAIYWSITTLTTTGYGDLHAENPREMSFCICFMLFNLGLTAYLIGNMTNLVVQGSCRTRNFRDTIHAASRFAARNQLPEQIRDEMLAHICLRYKTEGLKQKETLDSLPKAIRSSIACHLFLPVLEKIYLFDGVSFTCRLQLVTTMEAEYYPPRETIILQNETPTDVYILVSGAVEERIMIDGREKVEKLLSGGDIFGEIGVLCNIPQPLTFRTSRISQLLRLNTTVLKNIIQENKHDKEIIMNNLYQKMNSDQRFSTDTMEVCEETLDQHFGEYNGCFASNQVNINNESKAGETIRLACSEEHCKELNESDRHGTIHSTTEQGFFNTNIDFPDKGESMENHVATSQITDKRKADEHEHTSTDNCMTGYRGARDRFKIICKNTILGQTKITDKMLTCSVAGELQEITDTCTEAGSVVSERKRVTIHMHPQQNKSLAVPYAKVINLPESLDQLFGIAREKFPGYCHVKLFNQDFAEIDDITVIRDGDQLFLMEV, encoded by the exons ATGGATAATATTAGCAACATCTTCCACAATGACCTGCTCCCATCTCTAGGAGCAAGAGCAAACCAATCTATCAAGTTGAGAAAATTCATCATTTCTCCCTACGATTCCCGTTACAG GATCTGGGAAACGTTCTTGCTTGTGCTCGTTGTTTATTCAGCATGGATCTACCCGTTTGAGCTAGCATTTCTGAGACATCTCTCGTGGAAGCTTTTCCTAGTTGAGAACATTGTCAACAGCTTCTTCGCAATTGATATTATTCTCACCTTTTTTCTAGCGTATCTCGATCACAAGTCTTATCTTCTAGTGGATAATCCAAAAAGGATTGCAGCTAG ATATCTCTCTTCCTGGTTCATTCTTGACGTCTGTTCCACGATTCCATATCAACCGTTTGGGCTACTCTTTAACAAGCATGGAAATGGCCTTGCCTATAGGACACTTAACATGCTTCGATTATGGCGTCTCCGACGCCTCAGTGCTTTATTTGCCAG GCTTGAAAAGGATATCCGATTGAACTACTACTGGATAAG AACCTGGATAGGAGCAGCAATACCAAACTACAGATCAGAGAGTCTATGGGTTCGATATGTGACAGCAATTTATTGGTCTATTACAACACTCACAACAACTGGTTATGGCGATTTACATGCGGAGAATCCAAGAGAAATGTCATTttgcatatgtttcatgctatttaACCTGGGATTGACGGCATACCTCATTGGTAACATGACAAACCTGGTTGTCCAGGGAAGTTGCCGTACCAGGAACTTT AGAGATACCATCCATGCTGCCTCTCGGTTTGCTGCAAGGAATCAGTTACCTGAACAAATTAGGGATGAAATGCTAGCTCATATCTGCCTGAGGTATAAGACAGAAGGGCTGAAACAGAAGGAAACATTGGATAGTCTCCCCAAGGCAATTCGTTCAAGCATAGCGTGCCATTTATTCCTCCCTGTCCTAGAAAAAATATATCTTTTCGATGGTGTTTCCTTTACTTGCAGGCTCCAATTG GTTACCACAATGGAAGCAGAGTACTACCCACCAAGAGAAACTATCATACTCCAGAATGAAACGCCTACAGATGTTTACATATTAGTTTCAGGAGCAGTG GAAGAACGGATAATGATTGATGGACGAGAAAAG GTTGAGAAACTACTATCAGGTGGTGACATATTTGGTGAAATAGGAGTTCTCTGCAACATTCCCCAGCCACTTACATTCCGCACGTCCAGAATTTCACAACTATTAAGGCTTAACACAACAGTGCTCAAAAACATTATTCAGGAAAACAAACACGACAAGGAAATTATAATGAACAATCTTTACCAG AAAATGAACTCAGATCAAAGGTTCTCTACTGACACGATGGAGGTATGTGAAGAGACGCTCGATCAACACTTTGGGGAGTACAACGGATGTTTTGCATCCAATCAGGTCAACATAAACAATGAATCAAAAGCGGGAGAAACAATAAGACTGGCTTGCAGTGAAGAACATTGTAAAGAACTAAATGAATCAGACAGACATGGAACAATTCACAGTACTACGGAACAGGGTTTCTTTAATACAAACATTGATTTTCCTGATAAAGGTGAAAGTATGGAAAATCATGTTGCTACAAGTCAGATTACGGACAAACGGAAGGCAGATGAGCATGAACATACATCGACCGACAACTGCATGACAGGATATAGAGGGGCTCGAGATAGGTTCAAAATCATATGCAAAAACACAATATTAGGGCAGACAAAAATCACAGATAAAATGCTTACATGCTCAGTTGCTGGAGAACTCCAGGAGATCACTGATACATGCACAGAAGCTGGTTCTGTGGTTTCAGAAAGAAAAAGAGTGACAATTCATATGCATCCACAACAGAACAAAAGCTTAGCAGTACCATATGCAAAAGTCATAAATCTACCAGAATCTCTGGATCAACTTTTCGGCATAGCTC GTGAGAAGTTTCCGGGTTATTGTCATGTGAAGCTGTTCAATCAAGATTTTGCTGAAATTGACGATATAACAGTAATTCGAGATGGTGACCAGTTGTTTCTTATGGAAGTTTGA
- the LOC123077758 gene encoding uncharacterized protein: MAQAIEAQREGAEVYHGAALCAEKAVELLAETNMPLGLLPLADIQEVGYNRASGFVWLRQKKALTHTFKQIGRQVSYATEVTAFVEDCKMKRMTGVKSKELLIWITLCDMYIDKDDPSKITFKTPTGLGRTFPVSAFGKEDCKEAAVAK, encoded by the coding sequence ATGGCGCAGGCGATCGAGGCTCAGAGGGAGGGCGCGGAGGTGTACCACGGGGCGGCGCTGTGCGCGGAGAAGGCGGTGGAGCTGCTGGCCGAGACCAACATGCCGCTGGGCCTGCTGCCGCTGGCGGACATCCAGGAGGTGGGCTACAACCGCGCCAGTGGCTTCGTCTGGCTGCGCCAGAAGAAGGCGCTCACGCACACCTTCAAGCAGATCGGGAGGCAGGTCTCGTACGCCACCGAGGTGACGGCCTTCGTCGAGGACTGCAAGATGAAGCGCATGACCGGGGTCAAGAGCAAGGAGCTTCTCATCTGGATCACCCTCTGCGACATGTACATCGAcaaggacgacccctccaagatcACCTTCAAGACGCCCACCGGACTCGGGAGGACCTTCCCCGTCTCCGCCTTCGGGAAAGAGGACTGCAAGGAGGCCGCGGTGGCCAAATAA